In a single window of the Salmo trutta chromosome 21, fSalTru1.1, whole genome shotgun sequence genome:
- the LOC115157237 gene encoding phospholipid phosphatase 3 isoform X2, protein MQRCLIYEKTMAPETRNGGSSSRNNNNCKDNSRRKLLVGMDLVCLFLVILFAAFLHKFPIVPHRRGLFCNARGISLSYKSSTVPTTALVAVGFTVPVTSIIIGESYRIHYLNEGSKSFVGNPYISALYKQVGVFIFGCAVSQSFTDIAKVSVGRMRPHFLDVCKPDWSTINCSLGYITDYQCHGPESKVQEARKSFFSGHASFSMYTMLYLVFYLQSRFTWRGARLLRPLSQFTLIMMSFYTGLSRVSDHKHHPTDVLAGFAQGALVSYCIVFFVSDLFKPRGRSSALPVTPVKNPTNPMTDIRERSNHLTMA, encoded by the exons ATGCAACGCTGTTTAATTTATGAGAAGACAATGGCACCAGAGACAAGGAATGGAGGAAGCTCTTCCCGGAATAACAACAACTGTAAAGACAACAGCAGGAGAAAGTTGCTGGTCGGTATGGATCTCGTCTGCTTGTTTTTAG tgATACTCTTTGCTGCCTTTCTGCACAAGTTTCCCATCGTGCCCCACCGGAGGGGCTTGTTCTGCAATGCCAGAGGCATCAGCCTGTCCTATAAGAGCAGCACGGTGCCCACCACTGCCCTGGTCGCTGTCGGGTTCACTGTGCCCGTCACCTCC ATCATCATTGGGGAGAGCTATAGGATTCACTACCTGAACGAGGGCTCCAAGTCCTTTGTAGGGAACCCCTACATCTCCGCCCTCTACAAGCAGGTGGGCGTGTTCATCTTTGGCTGCGCAGTCAGCCAATCGTTCACGGACATCGCCAAGGTGTCGGTGGGCCGCATGCGACCCCACTTCCTGGACGTGTGCAAACCCGATTGGTCCACCATTAACTGTTCCCTGGGCTACATCACAGACTACCAGTGTCATGGGCCTGAGAGCAAAGTCCAGGAGGCCAG GAAGTCGTTTTTCTCTGGCCATGCATCCTTTTCCATGTACACCATGCTGTATCTGGTG TTCTACCTGCAGTCCAGGTTCACCTGGCGTGGAGCCCGTCTCCTGCGCCCCCTGAGCCAGTTCACCCTCATCATGATGTCTTTCTACACCGGCCTGTCCCGCGTCTCCGACCACAAGCACCACCCCACAGACGTCCTGGCTGGCTTCGCACAGGGAGCCTTGGTGTCCTACTGCATA GTGTTTTTCGTATCTGACCTGTTCAAGCCCAGAGGCAGGAGTTCAGCTCTACCAGTGACCCCAGTAAAGAACCCCACCAACCCAATGACAGACATCAGAGAGAGGAGCAACCACCTCACCATGGCATAG
- the LOC115157237 gene encoding phospholipid phosphatase 3 isoform X1 gives MQRCLIYEKTMAPETRNGGSSSRNNNNCKDNSRRKLLVGMDLVCLFLAGLPFLIIETSAVQPYHRGFYCNDESIKYAAKHGDTISDAVLSAAGILITILSIIIGESYRIHYLNEGSKSFVGNPYISALYKQVGVFIFGCAVSQSFTDIAKVSVGRMRPHFLDVCKPDWSTINCSLGYITDYQCHGPESKVQEARKSFFSGHASFSMYTMLYLVFYLQSRFTWRGARLLRPLSQFTLIMMSFYTGLSRVSDHKHHPTDVLAGFAQGALVSYCIVFFVSDLFKPRGRSSALPVTPVKNPTNPMTDIRERSNHLTMA, from the exons ATGCAACGCTGTTTAATTTATGAGAAGACAATGGCACCAGAGACAAGGAATGGAGGAAGCTCTTCCCGGAATAACAACAACTGTAAAGACAACAGCAGGAGAAAGTTGCTGGTCGGTATGGATCTCGTCTGCTTGTTTTTAG CTGGCCTGCCTTTCCTGATCATAGAGACTAGTGCTGTACAGCCCTACCACCGAGGCTTTTACTGCAACGATGAGTCCATCAAGTACGCTGCCAAACACGGAGACACCATAAGCGACGCTGTGCTTTCTGCTGCTGGCATTCTTATCACCATCCTTTCT ATCATCATTGGGGAGAGCTATAGGATTCACTACCTGAACGAGGGCTCCAAGTCCTTTGTAGGGAACCCCTACATCTCCGCCCTCTACAAGCAGGTGGGCGTGTTCATCTTTGGCTGCGCAGTCAGCCAATCGTTCACGGACATCGCCAAGGTGTCGGTGGGCCGCATGCGACCCCACTTCCTGGACGTGTGCAAACCCGATTGGTCCACCATTAACTGTTCCCTGGGCTACATCACAGACTACCAGTGTCATGGGCCTGAGAGCAAAGTCCAGGAGGCCAG GAAGTCGTTTTTCTCTGGCCATGCATCCTTTTCCATGTACACCATGCTGTATCTGGTG TTCTACCTGCAGTCCAGGTTCACCTGGCGTGGAGCCCGTCTCCTGCGCCCCCTGAGCCAGTTCACCCTCATCATGATGTCTTTCTACACCGGCCTGTCCCGCGTCTCCGACCACAAGCACCACCCCACAGACGTCCTGGCTGGCTTCGCACAGGGAGCCTTGGTGTCCTACTGCATA GTGTTTTTCGTATCTGACCTGTTCAAGCCCAGAGGCAGGAGTTCAGCTCTACCAGTGACCCCAGTAAAGAACCCCACCAACCCAATGACAGACATCAGAGAGAGGAGCAACCACCTCACCATGGCATAG